A single Sporomusaceae bacterium DNA region contains:
- a CDS encoding TIGR04086 family membrane protein, whose amino-acid sequence MAKVTRRTRASVPTQKVPGAVMAIGAGVLVSLTVSLVAIIFLSVVSLATESLFIENYLRYIMVAVTVTSIFIGSAFAAQRAGGAGLLVGMAVGLMYVLISVGVGLEMTQEPVSLLVLANKAFAGIAAGALGGLVGVNI is encoded by the coding sequence GTGGCTAAGGTGACCAGACGCACACGGGCGAGTGTTCCGACGCAAAAGGTGCCAGGGGCGGTGATGGCGATCGGCGCAGGGGTGCTGGTCAGCTTGACGGTGTCGCTGGTGGCGATAATCTTCCTGTCGGTGGTCAGCCTGGCCACGGAGAGTCTGTTCATCGAGAACTATCTGCGCTATATCATGGTGGCGGTGACGGTGACGAGCATTTTCATCGGCAGCGCGTTTGCCGCTCAGCGCGCCGGGGGCGCGGGTCTGCTTGTCGGTATGGCGGTAGGTCTGATGTATGTGCTGATTTCGGTCGGCGTGGGGCTGGAGATGACCCAGGAACCGGTATCGCTGCTCGTGCTGGCGAACAAGGCGTTCGCCGGGATTGCCGCCGGGGCTCTGGGAGGCTTGGTGGGCGTCAATATTTAG
- the mtnP gene encoding S-methyl-5'-thioadenosine phosphorylase, whose protein sequence is MTRIAIIGGTGLYDPRILDNVREDRVVTPYGEVEYKVGEYAGKAVAFIPRHGSKHSIPPHLINYRANIWAMKKIGVLSIIATTAVGSLNRDMPPGHFVLTDQFLDFTKNRVTTFYEGGDRGVVHVDVTEPYCPSLRAVLHKAAVDNGIPVHARGTYVCAEGPRFETPAEIKAFALLGGDIVGMTNVPEVTLAREAEMCYATVSMVTNFAAGISLQPLTHGEVLDAMRTNLENIKTLVMATIESLDPEAPCACRRALAEYGGFKL, encoded by the coding sequence ATGACGAGGATAGCGATTATCGGCGGCACGGGGCTGTACGACCCCCGCATTCTGGACAATGTCCGCGAGGACAGGGTGGTTACGCCCTACGGCGAGGTGGAGTATAAGGTGGGAGAGTACGCCGGCAAGGCGGTGGCCTTTATTCCCCGCCACGGGAGCAAGCATTCCATACCGCCGCATCTCATCAACTACCGGGCCAATATCTGGGCGATGAAGAAGATCGGCGTGCTGAGCATCATCGCTACGACGGCGGTGGGCTCGCTCAACCGTGACATGCCGCCGGGGCATTTCGTGCTGACCGATCAGTTCCTCGATTTCACCAAGAACCGGGTGACGACTTTTTACGAGGGCGGCGACCGCGGGGTGGTGCATGTGGATGTGACCGAGCCTTACTGTCCGTCGCTCCGTGCCGTTCTCCACAAGGCGGCCGTCGATAACGGCATCCCGGTCCACGCCCGCGGCACGTATGTGTGCGCCGAGGGTCCGCGGTTCGAGACGCCGGCCGAGATAAAGGCGTTCGCCCTCCTGGGAGGCGATATCGTCGGGATGACGAATGTTCCCGAGGTGACGCTGGCCAGGGAGGCGGAGATGTGCTACGCGACGGTGTCGATGGTGACGAATTTCGCCGCCGGCATTTCGCTCCAGCCGCTGACCCACGGCGAGGTGCTCGACGCCATGCGGACCAATCTTGAGAATATCAAGACGCTGGTTATGGCGACTATCGAGAGCTTAGACCCCGAGGCTCCCTGCGCGTGCCGACGGGCGCTGGCCGAATACGGCGGCTTCAAACTGTAG
- the surE gene encoding 5'/3'-nucleotidase SurE, with protein MRILLTNDDGINAPGIQALWRELATIGEVTVVAPDSERSATSQSITVHHPIRVDQFCIDDPPLCAWRVGGTPTDCVKMAVEALLPVKPDVVVSGINQGPNMGTDVLYSGTVSAAIEGALHGIPAIAVSLATFKPADFRPAARFARKLVLELAERTLPPDTLLNVNVPPLPDEALAGVEVTTLGVIEYENTFERREDPRGRIYYWMGGSLKDTDNKDGTDVMAVKKGKISVTPIHFDLTNYGIIKLIKEWNLAT; from the coding sequence TTGCGTATTCTGTTGACAAACGACGACGGGATCAACGCGCCGGGAATACAGGCGCTGTGGCGGGAGTTGGCGACGATCGGCGAGGTGACTGTTGTGGCGCCGGACAGCGAGCGGAGCGCAACGAGCCAGTCGATCACCGTCCATCACCCCATCCGCGTCGATCAATTCTGCATTGACGATCCGCCGCTGTGCGCCTGGCGAGTGGGCGGGACGCCCACCGACTGCGTGAAGATGGCTGTCGAGGCGCTGCTGCCGGTGAAGCCGGACGTGGTCGTTTCCGGGATAAACCAGGGCCCCAATATGGGGACCGATGTGCTGTATTCGGGGACGGTGAGCGCGGCGATCGAGGGGGCCCTCCACGGTATCCCGGCGATCGCGGTGTCGCTGGCCACTTTCAAGCCGGCCGATTTCCGGCCGGCGGCCCGCTTCGCCCGCAAGCTTGTCCTGGAGCTGGCTGAACGGACGCTGCCACCCGATACGCTGCTGAATGTCAACGTACCGCCGCTGCCGGATGAGGCGCTTGCCGGGGTGGAGGTGACCACTCTGGGGGTTATCGAATACGAGAATACCTTCGAGCGGCGCGAAGATCCCAGAGGCAGGATTTATTACTGGATGGGCGGCAGCCTGAAGGATACCGACAACAAGGATGGCACCGACGTCATGGCCGTTAAAAAGGGCAAGATTTCGGTGACGCCCATCCATTTCGATCTCACCAACTATGGAATCATCAAGCTTATAAAGGAATGGAATCTGGCTACTTAG
- a CDS encoding glycosyltransferase family 2 protein, translated as MNQLFDYIMVPMQLIIVFFTLYYFALAFFGVWRRREIKIMTPKKSFAVIVAAHNEEQVIVQLIENLHVLKYPRHLYDIFVVADNCKDRTAELARAAGAIVYERFNLEQRGKGYAMEWIFAKLFRLPRKYDAVAVFDADNLVHPNFLLEMNNRLCKGEKVIQGYLDSKNPCDTWISGTFAISFWVVNHIWHLAKYNLGLSSVLGGTGMCISTDVLHKFGWGATCLTEDMEFTMKALLLGIRTTWCHDAIVYDEKPLTFVQSWHQRKRWAQGHFDVASRYIPRLLYEGIRQRDIRILDGVLHLLQPHFLIMSTTFVVCSYIYHIVPFYTNILFMILPVEVWQLIAVGQYVFPVIVLAKIRAPLKAWWYMVLYPLFVYSWIPITFIGFLHRNDREWSHTQHTRGLSYRDVALLATADDFPKENYLSKQAAK; from the coding sequence ATGAACCAGCTATTTGACTACATAATGGTTCCAATGCAGCTGATTATCGTATTTTTCACTCTCTACTATTTCGCTCTTGCTTTCTTCGGGGTATGGCGCCGCCGGGAGATCAAGATAATGACCCCGAAGAAGTCGTTCGCGGTCATCGTCGCCGCCCACAACGAGGAACAGGTCATCGTCCAGCTGATCGAGAACCTGCATGTGCTCAAATACCCCCGCCACCTGTACGATATTTTCGTGGTGGCCGACAACTGCAAGGACCGCACGGCCGAGCTGGCCAGGGCCGCCGGCGCGATCGTGTATGAGCGCTTCAACCTCGAGCAGCGCGGCAAGGGCTATGCGATGGAGTGGATCTTCGCCAAGCTGTTCCGCCTGCCCCGCAAGTATGACGCGGTGGCGGTTTTTGACGCCGACAACCTGGTGCATCCTAATTTCCTGCTTGAGATGAACAACCGCCTGTGCAAGGGCGAGAAGGTCATCCAGGGCTACCTGGATTCCAAGAATCCCTGCGATACATGGATTTCCGGCACCTTCGCGATTTCCTTCTGGGTGGTTAACCATATCTGGCACCTGGCGAAGTATAATCTCGGCCTGTCGAGCGTTCTCGGCGGCACGGGGATGTGCATCTCGACCGACGTGCTCCATAAGTTCGGCTGGGGGGCTACTTGCCTGACCGAGGATATGGAGTTCACGATGAAGGCGCTGCTGCTCGGCATCCGCACCACTTGGTGCCACGACGCCATCGTTTACGACGAGAAGCCGCTCACATTCGTGCAGTCTTGGCACCAGCGCAAGCGTTGGGCCCAGGGGCACTTCGACGTGGCAAGCCGTTACATACCCCGCCTGTTGTACGAGGGGATCCGCCAGCGGGATATCCGCATCCTCGACGGCGTCCTTCACCTTCTCCAGCCTCATTTCCTGATCATGTCGACGACCTTTGTGGTTTGCAGCTACATTTACCATATCGTGCCGTTTTACACCAATATCCTCTTTATGATTCTGCCGGTCGAAGTCTGGCAGCTGATCGCCGTCGGCCAGTATGTTTTCCCGGTCATTGTCCTCGCAAAGATCCGCGCCCCCCTGAAGGCGTGGTGGTATATGGTGCTTTATCCGCTGTTCGTCTATAGCTGGATTCCCATCACTTTTATCGGCTTCCTGCACCGCAACGACCGGGAGTGGAGCCACACTCAGCACACCCGCGGCCTCAGCTACCGCGACGTGGCGCTGCTGGCGACGGCCGACGATTTTCCCAAGGAGAATTATTTAAGCAAGCAGGCGGCGAAATAG
- the mtnA gene encoding S-methyl-5-thioribose-1-phosphate isomerase: protein MRSLEWQADRLRLLNQTALPGSTEFIDCRDWRRVAEAIRRLEVRGAPAIGAAAAFGLVLGARELKAQPGDFWTALLNVAEELRGTRPTAVNLFWAIDRMLSVASRYGSAADPAAVTAALEEEAVAIAREDEAVNRRISAHGAALFPPQCAVLTHCNAGALATVAFGTALGVIGEAWRQGRVSRVYADETRPLLQGARLTAWELKHEGIPVTLITDNMAGWVMQRGMVQAAIVGADRITANGDVANKIGTYSVAVLAKEHGIPFYVAAPVSTFDFSLASGADIPIEERSPAEVTSLGGVRTAPEGIEVFNPAFDVTPNRLVTAIITEHGVLRAPYTEAIAALQKKKGCR, encoded by the coding sequence TTGCGTTCGCTTGAGTGGCAGGCTGACCGCCTGCGGTTATTGAATCAGACGGCTTTGCCGGGAAGTACGGAGTTTATCGACTGCCGCGACTGGCGCCGGGTGGCTGAGGCGATCCGCCGCCTGGAGGTGCGGGGCGCTCCGGCCATCGGCGCGGCCGCGGCCTTCGGCCTGGTGCTGGGAGCCCGCGAACTGAAGGCACAGCCGGGGGATTTTTGGACCGCGCTGCTTAATGTCGCCGAGGAGCTGCGGGGCACACGGCCGACGGCTGTCAATCTCTTCTGGGCCATCGACCGGATGCTGTCGGTAGCCAGCCGCTACGGCAGCGCCGCCGACCCGGCGGCCGTGACGGCGGCGCTGGAGGAGGAGGCGGTGGCTATCGCCCGTGAGGACGAGGCGGTCAACCGCCGCATCTCGGCCCACGGCGCGGCGCTTTTCCCGCCGCAGTGCGCCGTCCTGACCCACTGCAACGCCGGCGCGCTGGCGACGGTGGCTTTCGGCACTGCTTTGGGGGTCATCGGCGAGGCTTGGCGGCAGGGGCGCGTCAGCCGCGTGTACGCCGACGAGACGCGGCCGCTGTTGCAGGGCGCCAGGCTGACGGCCTGGGAGCTGAAGCACGAGGGTATCCCGGTGACGCTGATCACCGACAATATGGCCGGCTGGGTGATGCAGCGCGGGATGGTGCAGGCGGCCATCGTCGGCGCCGACCGCATAACGGCCAACGGCGATGTCGCCAACAAGATCGGCACATATTCGGTGGCGGTGCTGGCCAAGGAGCACGGTATCCCTTTCTACGTGGCCGCGCCTGTTTCCACCTTCGACTTTTCCCTCGCCAGCGGGGCCGACATCCCCATCGAGGAGCGCAGCCCGGCCGAGGTCACCAGCCTGGGCGGCGTGCGCACCGCCCCGGAAGGCATCGAGGTTTTCAACCCGGCGTTCGACGTCACGCCTAACAGGCTGGTGACGGCTATTATAACCGAGCACGGTGTGCTTAGGGCTCCGTACACGGAGGCCATCGCCGCGCTGCAGAAGAAGAAAGGGTGTAGATAA
- a CDS encoding WecB/TagA/CpsF family glycosyltransferase, with protein MRVDVLGVNIDAVTLAEAVRTVEGFIAEGGPHLVATANAEMVMAAGRDLELARILADAALVVPDGAGVVWAARHLGRPVPERVAGFDLAQALLAKAAATGWRVFFFGGAPGIAARASEAAAQKWPGLVVAGVRDGYFAPEEAAGIAAAIRESRPHILLAALGVPKQEKWLATHEATLSVPVSMGVGGTFDVMAGVARRAPLWMQRSGLEWLYRLGCEPSRIGRMMALPRFVLRVLAAKKH; from the coding sequence GTGCGTGTTGACGTTCTGGGAGTTAATATCGATGCAGTGACTCTGGCCGAGGCGGTCCGGACGGTCGAGGGTTTTATCGCCGAAGGCGGACCGCACCTTGTAGCGACAGCCAACGCCGAGATGGTGATGGCGGCCGGGCGCGACTTGGAACTGGCCCGCATCCTGGCCGACGCTGCGCTCGTGGTGCCGGACGGCGCCGGCGTGGTATGGGCGGCGCGCCATCTGGGGCGGCCGGTGCCTGAACGGGTGGCCGGCTTCGATCTGGCGCAGGCGCTGCTGGCCAAGGCGGCGGCGACGGGCTGGCGGGTGTTCTTTTTCGGCGGTGCGCCGGGGATCGCCGCCAGGGCCAGCGAAGCCGCGGCTCAGAAGTGGCCGGGGCTTGTTGTCGCCGGTGTGCGCGACGGGTATTTTGCCCCCGAGGAGGCCGCCGGCATCGCCGCCGCTATCAGGGAGAGCAGGCCGCATATCCTGCTGGCCGCCCTGGGGGTGCCCAAGCAGGAGAAGTGGCTGGCCACGCATGAGGCGACGCTGTCGGTGCCTGTGTCTATGGGCGTCGGGGGCACTTTCGACGTTATGGCCGGCGTTGCTCGCCGGGCGCCGCTCTGGATGCAGCGGTCCGGCCTGGAATGGCTGTACCGACTGGGCTGCGAGCCCAGCCGCATCGGGCGGATGATGGCTCTGCCGCGCTTCGTCTTGCGGGTGCTGGCGGCCAAAAAACATTAG
- a CDS encoding acetate uptake transporter: MAEGPQKTQLVLANPTGLGLFGLAMVTMVAASQKLGWTTGLSFVIVYAIFLGATAQLVASIFDFFHNNIWGATVFGAYAFFWYAIATAWMMKMGVFGPILAQAADVGQLGWAFTGYLIFSVLMTVGAMEVNKVIFAIMVLIDVLLAALALNAFGIAAHASHAVAAWTELVISLLTFYACCAVVLNTHFGKPFMPMGKPFGIFK; the protein is encoded by the coding sequence ATGGCAGAAGGACCGCAGAAGACTCAATTGGTGCTCGCGAATCCGACCGGACTGGGACTTTTTGGTTTGGCAATGGTTACGATGGTGGCTGCTTCGCAGAAACTGGGGTGGACAACCGGGTTATCGTTCGTTATCGTTTACGCAATTTTCCTGGGGGCAACCGCCCAACTCGTCGCTTCGATCTTCGATTTCTTCCATAATAATATATGGGGCGCCACGGTGTTCGGCGCGTACGCTTTCTTCTGGTACGCGATCGCCACCGCCTGGATGATGAAGATGGGCGTATTCGGCCCGATCCTGGCCCAGGCCGCCGATGTGGGGCAACTCGGCTGGGCCTTCACCGGTTACCTGATCTTCTCCGTCCTGATGACCGTCGGCGCGATGGAAGTCAACAAGGTTATCTTCGCGATCATGGTGCTGATCGACGTGCTGCTCGCCGCCCTGGCGCTGAACGCGTTCGGCATCGCCGCCCACGCTTCGCACGCCGTCGCCGCCTGGACCGAGCTGGTTATCTCGCTGCTGACCTTTTACGCCTGCTGCGCGGTCGTGCTGAATACGCATTTCGGCAAACCGTTCATGCCGATGGGTAAACCGTTCGGTATCTTCAAATAA
- a CDS encoding phosphatidylserine decarboxylase family protein, whose translation MTQTPIVREGFLYIGILVLITFVTALTVGLYWAIIPGVLAAFVTFFFRNPRRAIPFDDTMVVSAADGRVMGVSEVYEDQFLEQDGIKVTIFLSVFDVHVNRSPIAGEIKFQQYTCGRFRPAYKESAGCENERHTIGLENEKMRVLVTQIAGILARRIVSWVTLGVVLERGERYGMIKFGSCTEIVVPRSVEILVKKGDKVRGGETVIGRLRE comes from the coding sequence ATGACCCAGACTCCAATCGTTAGAGAGGGCTTCCTGTATATCGGCATTCTCGTGCTTATCACTTTTGTCACCGCCTTGACAGTCGGCCTGTATTGGGCCATCATCCCCGGCGTGCTGGCCGCGTTTGTCACCTTTTTCTTTCGTAATCCCCGGCGGGCTATACCGTTCGACGACACTATGGTGGTGTCGGCGGCCGACGGCAGGGTTATGGGGGTCAGCGAGGTGTACGAGGACCAGTTCCTCGAACAGGACGGGATAAAGGTTACGATATTCCTGTCGGTCTTCGATGTTCATGTAAACCGCAGCCCGATAGCCGGCGAGATCAAATTCCAGCAGTATACCTGCGGGCGCTTCCGCCCGGCTTACAAGGAATCCGCAGGCTGCGAGAACGAGCGGCATACCATCGGCCTGGAGAACGAGAAGATGCGGGTGCTGGTCACGCAGATTGCCGGTATCCTGGCGCGCCGGATCGTTTCCTGGGTGACGCTGGGCGTGGTCCTTGAGCGCGGCGAGCGCTACGGCATGATCAAGTTCGGTTCTTGTACGGAGATCGTCGTTCCCCGGTCGGTGGAGATCCTGGTCAAGAAAGGCGACAAAGTCCGGGGCGGCGAGACGGTTATAGGGAGGTTGCGCGAGTGA
- a CDS encoding HAD-IA family hydrolase, with translation MSYKGILFDLDGTLLDTTDLILKSFQHTIKTHQGCDADMALVKSTFGRPLIEALALMGPDPDAMIRTYREYNVHYHDELAKVFAGVVEVVQRLYDRGVKLAVVTSKTRVTSIRGLRLFDLDKYFPVVIGHEDCQQHKPHPEPVQRALAALGLPAGDCLMVGDSPFDIMSAKAAAVNTAAVRWTYVPWSDVVAAGPDHIIENMGELLPLCGIRD, from the coding sequence ATGAGCTACAAAGGTATTCTGTTCGATCTTGACGGTACGCTGCTGGACACAACCGATCTGATTCTCAAATCGTTTCAGCACACCATTAAAACCCACCAGGGCTGCGACGCGGATATGGCGCTGGTAAAATCGACCTTCGGCAGGCCGCTGATTGAGGCGCTGGCCCTGATGGGGCCCGATCCGGACGCGATGATAAGGACATACCGCGAGTACAACGTCCACTATCACGACGAACTGGCGAAGGTGTTCGCCGGGGTCGTCGAGGTGGTGCAGAGGCTGTACGACCGGGGCGTGAAGCTGGCGGTGGTGACTTCGAAGACACGGGTCACTTCGATACGCGGCCTGAGACTGTTCGACCTTGACAAGTATTTTCCGGTGGTGATCGGCCACGAGGACTGTCAGCAGCATAAACCGCACCCCGAGCCGGTGCAGCGGGCGCTGGCGGCGCTTGGTCTGCCGGCGGGCGATTGCCTTATGGTGGGGGACAGCCCGTTTGATATAATGAGCGCCAAGGCGGCGGCGGTGAATACGGCGGCTGTGCGCTGGACGTATGTGCCCTGGTCTGACGTGGTTGCGGCCGGGCCCGACCATATCATCGAGAACATGGGAGAGCTGCTCCCGCTATGCGGCATAAGGGATTAG
- the pssA gene encoding CDP-diacylglycerol--serine O-phosphatidyltransferase codes for MRTFIPNLLTCSNLVFGFLAMVAAFQGDFVASALLVFVAMVADGLDGRAARYFGVSSEFGKELDSLCDAGSFGVAPAFLAYVYMLKDLGWIGALICAAFATCGALRLARFNVMTGVVKGYFLGLPIPAAGCTVALFVMTGLKPPLWMFAIFVAVFAYLMVSTVKYPDFKGKGEKIRPVPAVLAVLVGGYLIYLSPQGALFAAFFAYAVFGLLNNLFALFEAKES; via the coding sequence GTGAGAACTTTCATCCCCAATTTGCTGACATGTTCCAATCTTGTTTTCGGTTTCCTGGCGATGGTCGCCGCTTTTCAGGGAGATTTCGTCGCTTCGGCGTTGCTGGTCTTTGTGGCGATGGTCGCCGACGGGCTTGATGGCCGCGCCGCCCGCTATTTCGGCGTGAGCAGCGAGTTTGGCAAGGAGCTCGATTCGCTTTGTGACGCCGGCTCGTTCGGGGTGGCCCCGGCTTTTCTGGCGTACGTATATATGTTGAAGGATTTAGGCTGGATAGGTGCGCTGATCTGCGCGGCTTTCGCCACCTGCGGGGCGCTCCGCCTGGCGCGCTTCAACGTTATGACCGGGGTGGTAAAGGGCTATTTTCTCGGATTGCCGATACCGGCGGCCGGCTGCACGGTAGCGCTTTTCGTGATGACCGGCCTCAAGCCCCCCCTGTGGATGTTTGCCATATTTGTGGCCGTGTTCGCGTATCTCATGGTGAGCACGGTGAAGTATCCGGATTTCAAAGGGAAGGGCGAGAAGATCCGTCCGGTGCCGGCCGTGCTGGCGGTGTTGGTTGGCGGCTACTTAATATACCTGTCGCCGCAGGGGGCGCTGTTCGCCGCTTTCTTCGCTTACGCCGTTTTCGGCCTGCTCAACAACCTGTTCGCGCTGTTCGAGGCCAAGGAATCATAA
- the queD gene encoding 6-carboxytetrahydropterin synthase QueD yields the protein MYELTTIVDFEAAHRLADYPGKCNRLHGHNWRVEVTVAGPALDSLGMLVDFRVLKQEVTRVIDTLDHYYLNEIEPFRAVNPTAENIAAYVYRELAGHLPAGVAVTAVKVWESPHSAAVYREE from the coding sequence ATGTACGAACTGACGACGATCGTCGATTTTGAGGCCGCCCACAGGCTGGCCGATTATCCCGGCAAATGCAACCGCCTCCACGGACATAACTGGCGTGTGGAGGTTACGGTGGCCGGCCCCGCACTGGACAGCCTGGGGATGCTGGTCGATTTCCGCGTCCTCAAACAGGAGGTAACGCGGGTTATCGATACGCTCGACCATTATTATCTTAACGAGATTGAGCCTTTCCGCGCCGTCAATCCAACGGCGGAGAACATCGCCGCGTATGTCTACCGCGAACTGGCCGGACACCTGCCGGCGGGGGTGGCGGTGACGGCGGTGAAGGTGTGGGAGTCGCCGCATTCGGCGGCCGTGTATCGGGAGGAGTGA
- a CDS encoding adenosylhomocysteinase — protein MESIIRDIKLAPQGMDKINWVKEHMPVLNVLNAELSATKPLAGKKMVITMHLEAKTAYLGMVLANAGASVTVTGSNPLSTQDDVAAALASQGVKVYAWHNTSPAEYDDFLHKALDTRPDIIIDDGGDLVSLLHGERADLAANILGGSEETTTGVHRLKALAAAGKLKFPMIAVNDAYCKYLFDNRYGTGQSTWDGIMRTTNLTVAGKTVVVAGYGWCGKGVAMRARGLGANVIVTEVDPIRAAEALFDGYQVMNMLDAAARGDFFVTVTGCRDVVCREHLKAMKPGAIMANAGHFDVEINKEHLDELAVSTRTVRKNIEEFVFADGKKVYLLGEGRLVNLAAGDGHPTEIMDLSFAIQALSVLHILENHGKLDNQVYKLPYELDRKVASLKLKAMGIAIDELSTTQTDYLNKA, from the coding sequence ATGGAATCGATCATCAGAGACATCAAACTCGCTCCCCAAGGCATGGACAAGATCAACTGGGTGAAGGAGCATATGCCGGTACTGAATGTGCTGAACGCCGAACTTTCGGCAACAAAGCCTCTAGCCGGCAAGAAGATGGTTATCACCATGCATCTTGAGGCCAAGACGGCATATCTGGGCATGGTGCTGGCGAACGCCGGGGCGAGCGTGACCGTTACCGGCTCCAACCCGCTTTCGACTCAGGACGATGTGGCGGCAGCGCTGGCCAGCCAGGGGGTCAAGGTTTATGCCTGGCACAACACGTCGCCCGCGGAGTACGACGATTTCCTGCATAAGGCGCTCGACACCAGGCCGGACATCATCATCGACGACGGCGGCGACCTGGTGTCGCTGCTCCATGGCGAGCGCGCCGATCTGGCCGCCAACATCCTCGGCGGTTCGGAGGAGACGACTACGGGCGTCCATCGCCTCAAGGCGCTGGCGGCGGCCGGCAAGCTGAAGTTTCCGATGATCGCCGTTAACGACGCTTACTGCAAGTATTTGTTCGATAACCGCTACGGCACCGGCCAGTCGACCTGGGACGGCATCATGCGCACAACCAACCTGACGGTGGCTGGCAAGACGGTGGTGGTGGCCGGATACGGCTGGTGCGGCAAGGGCGTGGCGATGCGGGCCAGGGGCCTGGGAGCCAATGTCATCGTTACCGAGGTCGACCCCATCCGGGCGGCCGAGGCGCTGTTCGACGGCTATCAGGTGATGAATATGCTCGACGCTGCCGCCAGGGGCGATTTCTTCGTCACTGTGACCGGCTGCCGCGACGTGGTGTGCCGCGAGCATCTCAAGGCGATGAAGCCGGGAGCGATCATGGCCAATGCCGGCCATTTCGACGTGGAGATCAACAAGGAGCATCTGGACGAGCTGGCGGTGAGCACCCGCACGGTGCGCAAGAATATCGAGGAGTTCGTGTTCGCGGACGGCAAGAAGGTGTACCTGCTCGGCGAGGGCCGGCTGGTGAACCTGGCGGCCGGTGACGGCCACCCGACCGAGATCATGGACCTGTCGTTCGCCATCCAGGCGCTGTCGGTCCTCCATATCCTCGAGAACCACGGCAAGCTGGACAATCAGGTTTACAAGCTGCCCTACGAGCTGGACCGCAAAGTGGCGTCCCTCAAGCTCAAGGCGATGGGCATCGCCATCGACGAGCTGTCGACGACTCAGACCGATTATCTTAACAAAGCGTAG
- a CDS encoding 7-carboxy-7-deazaguanine synthase QueE, with product MGVAAFGGRVSGGVTAQVEIVEVFSSIQGEGRYVGYRQVFVRLAGCNLACDYCDTPASRVAAATARVEATPGGRDFFAVDNPLPVEALAGHVNSLLGAPHHSVSLTGGEPLCQAAELAELAPKLAGRLYLETNGTMPDELAAVLPHIDIVSMDIKLPSISGRELWDEHERFLRLASTREVYVKLVLTAATGDEEFRRALKLVAAVDSRIPVVLQPVTPVGRVAGIAPEAVLRLLAAALDVVDDVRVIPQTHKIMNQL from the coding sequence GTGGGAGTCGCCGCATTCGGCGGCCGTGTATCGGGAGGAGTGACGGCACAGGTGGAGATTGTCGAGGTTTTTTCCTCCATCCAGGGGGAAGGCAGGTATGTCGGCTACCGGCAGGTGTTCGTGCGCCTGGCGGGCTGCAACCTGGCCTGCGATTATTGCGATACGCCGGCTTCCCGCGTGGCGGCTGCGACTGCCAGGGTGGAGGCTACGCCGGGAGGGCGGGATTTCTTCGCGGTGGACAATCCATTACCGGTCGAGGCGTTGGCCGGGCATGTCAACAGCCTCCTCGGTGCGCCGCACCACTCGGTGAGCCTGACGGGCGGCGAGCCGCTCTGCCAGGCGGCGGAGCTGGCGGAGCTGGCGCCGAAGCTGGCCGGCCGCCTGTATCTGGAGACTAACGGGACGATGCCTGACGAGTTGGCGGCTGTGCTGCCCCATATCGATATCGTCAGTATGGATATCAAGCTGCCGTCGATCAGCGGGCGCGAACTGTGGGACGAGCATGAACGCTTTCTCCGTCTGGCGTCAACCCGCGAGGTGTATGTGAAGCTTGTGCTGACGGCGGCGACGGGCGACGAGGAGTTTCGCCGGGCGCTAAAACTGGTGGCGGCTGTGGACAGTCGCATCCCGGTGGTGCTTCAGCCGGTGACGCCGGTGGGGAGGGTGGCCGGCATCGCTCCGGAGGCGGTGCTGCGGCTGCTGGCGGCGGCGCTCGATGTGGTGGACGATGTGCGGGTTATACCGCAGACGCATAAGATAATGAATCAGCTGTGA